The following proteins are encoded in a genomic region of Brachypodium distachyon strain Bd21 chromosome 1, Brachypodium_distachyon_v3.0, whole genome shotgun sequence:
- the LOC100832116 gene encoding probable CDP-diacylglycerol--inositol 3-phosphatidyltransferase 2 isoform X2 encodes MTQARCWPRRSLLPACSFPRLPPSRLSGSSHLRRPTAAPSSLRSTNNSSPLATIPTATPSSSLFLSGGLGRSTEAATLFLGGPVPYRRSCFSLAAHSSAGLPWNLDQDAAAISVSKERSVFWQSVPDLSMARPSAGKTQSVYLYIPNIIGYFRIIINFIAFGVCYSNRPLFAVLYFFSFLCDGLDGWFARKFNQGKSSHKDVEDKGNWLLKLYYRYRPFMAFCCVASEVLYIVLFLFADEKFKSLLYVCRGIMKQSPLIILVFVASLVGWALKQVINVIQMKTAADACVMFDPK; translated from the exons ATGACCCAAGCTCGTTGTTG GCCCAGAAGGTCCCTTCTCCCAGCGTGTTCCTTCCCGCGCCTTCCCCCCTCCCGCCTCTCCGGGAGCTCTCATCTCCGGCGACCGACTGCCGCGCCATCTTCCCTCAGATCAACGAACAACTCATCGCCCCTTGCTACCATACCGACGGCCACCCCGTCCTCTTCGCTCTTCCTTTCGGGAGGCCTCGGCAGATCTACGGAGGCGGCGACGCTCTTCCTCGGGGGGCCAGTACCCTACCGCCGGTCTTGCTTTTCCTTGGCGGCCCACTCTAGCGCCGGTTTACCCTG GAATCTTGATCAGGATGCTGCAGCTATCTCTGTAAGTAAGGAACGGTCAGTATTCTGGCAGTCAGTACCCGACCTTTCAATGGCACGGCCATCTGCTGGAAAAACGCAATCAGTCTATCTGTACATTCCTAATATCATCG GATATTTCAGGATCATCATAAACTTCATTGCATTTGGTGTGTGCTATTCCAACAGACCACTCTTCGCTGTACTGTACTTCTTCAG CTTTTTGTGTGATGGCTTGGATGGGTGGTTTGCACGGAAATTCAATCAAG GTAAGAGTAGCCACAAGGATGTAGAAGACAAAGGCAATTGGCTTCTGAAATTATATTACAGATATCGGCCGTTCATGGCTTTCTGCTGTGTTGCTTCtgag GTTCTGTACATTgtcctttttctctttgctGATGAGAAGTTCAAAAGCTTGCTTTAT GTATGCAGAGGTATTATGAAGCAAAGTCCCCTCATTATCTTGGTGTTCGTTGCAAGTCTAGTTGGTTGGGCACTGAAACAAGTGATCAATGTCATTCAG ATGAAAACAGCTGCTGATGCTTGCGTTATGTTTGATCCGAAGTGA
- the LOC100833363 gene encoding choline/ethanolaminephosphotransferase 1, with protein sequence MGYIGAHGVETLKRYRYSGQDHSVVAKYVLQPFWSRCVTLFPLWMPPNMITLTGFVFLVTSALLSYIYSPRLNTAPPRWVHLAHGLLLFLYQTFDAVDGKQARRTSSSSPLGELFDHGCDALACAFEALALGSTLMCGRLTFCYWVVAAVPFYLATWEHYFTNTLILPVINGPTEGLMLIYVSHFFTFLTGAEWWAQDFRKSLPLVNLVPLPFIPEIPLYVIVLILMILFAVIPTVGSNVGNVQKVVDARKGSMELALAMLLPFIALLAGVAVWCYLSPSDIMRNQPHLLVIGTGFAFGYLVGRMILAHLCDEPKGLKTGMCISLVFLPFAIANALTAKINDGTPLADELLVLLLYCAYTVGLYMYLAVSVCHEIKDALGIYCFRITRKEA encoded by the exons ATGGGGTACATCGGGGCGCACGGCGTGGAGACGCTGAAGCGGTACAGGTACAGCGGGCAGGACCACTCCGTGGTGGCCAAGTACGTGCTCCAGCCCTTCTGGAGCCGCTGCGTCACCCTCTTCCCGCTCTGGATGCC GCCAAATATG ATCACACTCACAGGATTTGTGTTTCTAGTTACATCGGCTCTGCTTAGCTAT ATATATTCACCCCGCCTCAACACAGCTCCACCTCGGTGGGTCCATCTTGCCCATGGATTACTTCTCTTCTTATACCAG ACTTTTGATGCTGTTGATGGTAAACAAGCAAGGCGCACCAGCTCGTCAAGTCCTCTAGGAGAACTTTTTGACCATG GATGTGATGCCCTTGCCTGTGCA TTTGAAGCCTTGGCCCTTGGAAGCACATTGATGTGTGGAAGATTGACGTTCTGTTACTGGGTAGTTGCTGCTGTCCCATTCTATCTCGCAACATGGGAACA CTACTTTACAAATACGCTCATTCTTCCTGTCATAAATGGACCGACAGAAGGCCTGATGCTGATCTATGTCTCACACTTTTTCACCTTTCTTACTG GTGCTGAATGGTGGGCACAAGATTTTCGGAAATCATTACCCCTTGTTAATTTGGTTCCACTTCCATTTATTCCAG AAATCCCCCTGTACGTTATCGTGCTGATTCTTATGATCCTGTTTGCTGTGATCCCGACAGTTGGATCCAA TGTTGGTAATGTCCAAAAAGTAGTTGATGCGCGAAAAGGAAGCATGGAATTAGCATTAGCGATG CTCCTTCCATTTATTGCGCTGTTAGCTGGAGTTGCTGTCTG GTGTTATCTTTCTCCTTCAGATATCATGAGGAACCAGCCACATCTGCTTGTGATTGGAACTGGTTTTGCTTTTGGATATTTGGTT GGAAGGATGATACTTGCTCATTTATGTGACGAGCCAAAAGGTCTAAAAACTGGAATGTGCATA TCTCTGGTGTTTCTTCCATTTGCTATAGCTAATGCTCTCACTGCAAAGATTAATGATGG GACTCCTTTAGCTGATGAGCTTCTGGTTCTTCTTCTGTATTGTGCCTACACAG
- the LOC100832741 gene encoding ubiquitin-like protein ATG12 has translation MAAEPNQKKVVVNFQSVANAPKLRQSKFKIGGNEKFAKVIEFLRCQIHQDTVFLYVNSVFSPNPDELINDLYSGRSNALITFMFPAILS, from the exons ATGGCCGCCGAGCCCAACCAGAAGAAAG TCGTGGTGAACTTCCAGTCGGTCGCCAACGCGCCGAAGCTGCGGCAGTCCAAGTTCAAG ATTGGTGGAAATGAGAAATTCGCAAAGGTAATTGAGTTTCTTCGCTGCCAAATTCACCAGGACACAGTG TTTCTCTACGTGAACAGTGTATTTTCACCGAATCCAGATGAGTTGATAAATGATTTGTACAGTGGAAGATCCAATGCTCTTATTACTTTTATGTTCCCTGCAATATTATCATGA
- the LOC100835287 gene encoding growth-regulating factor 2: MMLRGAQGGGGGGGRCLFTASQWRELEQQALIYKYMAAGSQVPHELLLPFRHAAAVDTAPSLACFPPPSHPSLGWGCYGPAAMQYGRRAEDPEPGRCRRTDGKKWRCSREAFGESKYCDRHMHRGKNRSRKPVEPPTPPSSSSSSSYRPSALSISPPTPADAAPNSNSSYGHQFLRPGPSSVSPLQLHLDAPSPPPSYHRYAQPQPPQYSTSSFFPAGHGYGCEFKPAAMLEQHEEALLARRRLGADLSLDKPDAATSEGENKTKSLRRFLDEWPRGDNNGDGRSWMDETTQLSMSIPAASSPAADLAIAASRYHHHNGNE, from the exons ATGATGCTGAGAGGGgcgcaaggcggcggcggcggcggcgggaggtgCCTGTTCACGGCGTCGCAGTGGCGGGAGCTGGAGCAGCAGGCGCTCATCTACAAGTACATGGCCGCCGGGTCGCAGGTCCCCCACGAGCTTCTCCTCCCCttccgccacgccgccgccgtcgacacCGCCCCCTCCCTCGCCTGcttccctcctccttctcATCCCTCCC TGGGGTGGGGGTGCTACGGCCCGGCGGCGATGCAgtacgggcggcgggcggaggacccggaGCCAGGGCGTTGCCGGCGCACGGACGGCAAGAAGTGGCGGTGCTCCAGGGAAGCCTTCGGGGAGTCCAAGTACTGCGACAGGCACATGCACCGCGGCAAGAACCGTTCAAGAAAGCCTGTGGAACCCCcaactcccccttcctcctcttcttcttcctcctacCGCCCGTCCGCGCTCTCcatctcgccgccgacgcccgccgacgccgcgcccAACAGCAACAGCTCCTACGGCCACCAATTCCTCCGCCCCGGCCCCTCCAGCGTCAGCCCTCTCCAGCTCCACCTCGACGCGCCGTCTCCCCCGCCGTCCTACCACAGGTAcgcgcagccgcagccgccgcagtACTCCACCTCGTCCTTCTTCCCGGCCGGCCACGGGTACGGGTGCGAGTTCAAGCCGGCAGCGATGCTGGAGCAGCACGAGGAGGCGTTGTTGGCCAGGCGCCGGCTCGGGGCCGACCTGAGCCTGGACAAGCCGGACGCGGCGACGTCGGAGGGCGAGAATAAGACGAAGTCGCTGCGGCGGTTCCTCGACGAGTGGCCGCGCGGGGATAACAACGGCGACGGGCGGTCGTGGATGGACGAGACGACGCAGCTCTCCATGTCCATCCCCGCGGCCTCGTCCCcggccgccgacctcgccaTTGCCGCGTCGCGTTACCACCACCACAACG GAAATGAATAA
- the LOC100832116 gene encoding probable CDP-diacylglycerol--inositol 3-phosphatidyltransferase 2 isoform X1 yields MTQARCWPRRSLLPACSFPRLPPSRLSGSSHLRRPTAAPSSLRSTNNSSPLATIPTATPSSSLFLSGGLGRSTEAATLFLGGPVPYRRSCFSLAAHSSAGLPWNLDQDAAAISVSKERSVFWQSVPDLSMARPSAGKTQSVYLYIPNIIGYFRIIINFIAFGVCYSNRPLFAVLYFFSFLCDGLDGWFARKFNQASTFGAVLDMVTDRVSTACLLALLSQFYRPGLVFLMLLGLDITSHWFQMYSSFLSGKSSHKDVEDKGNWLLKLYYRYRPFMAFCCVASEVLYIVLFLFADEKFKSLLYVCRGIMKQSPLIILVFVASLVGWALKQVINVIQMKTAADACVMFDPK; encoded by the exons ATGACCCAAGCTCGTTGTTG GCCCAGAAGGTCCCTTCTCCCAGCGTGTTCCTTCCCGCGCCTTCCCCCCTCCCGCCTCTCCGGGAGCTCTCATCTCCGGCGACCGACTGCCGCGCCATCTTCCCTCAGATCAACGAACAACTCATCGCCCCTTGCTACCATACCGACGGCCACCCCGTCCTCTTCGCTCTTCCTTTCGGGAGGCCTCGGCAGATCTACGGAGGCGGCGACGCTCTTCCTCGGGGGGCCAGTACCCTACCGCCGGTCTTGCTTTTCCTTGGCGGCCCACTCTAGCGCCGGTTTACCCTG GAATCTTGATCAGGATGCTGCAGCTATCTCTGTAAGTAAGGAACGGTCAGTATTCTGGCAGTCAGTACCCGACCTTTCAATGGCACGGCCATCTGCTGGAAAAACGCAATCAGTCTATCTGTACATTCCTAATATCATCG GATATTTCAGGATCATCATAAACTTCATTGCATTTGGTGTGTGCTATTCCAACAGACCACTCTTCGCTGTACTGTACTTCTTCAG CTTTTTGTGTGATGGCTTGGATGGGTGGTTTGCACGGAAATTCAATCAAG CATCAACATTTGGAGCTGTGTTGGACATGGTAACCGATAG GGTTAGTACGGCTTGCTTATTGGCGCTTCTCTCCCAGTTTTACAG gCCTGGCTTAGTTTTCTtgatgttgcttgggttagacaTTACAAGTCACTGGTTTCAAATGTACAG TTCTTTCTTATCAGGTAAGAGTAGCCACAAGGATGTAGAAGACAAAGGCAATTGGCTTCTGAAATTATATTACAGATATCGGCCGTTCATGGCTTTCTGCTGTGTTGCTTCtgag GTTCTGTACATTgtcctttttctctttgctGATGAGAAGTTCAAAAGCTTGCTTTAT GTATGCAGAGGTATTATGAAGCAAAGTCCCCTCATTATCTTGGTGTTCGTTGCAAGTCTAGTTGGTTGGGCACTGAAACAAGTGATCAATGTCATTCAG ATGAAAACAGCTGCTGATGCTTGCGTTATGTTTGATCCGAAGTGA